One Augochlora pura isolate Apur16 chromosome 10, APUR_v2.2.1, whole genome shotgun sequence DNA window includes the following coding sequences:
- the Csp2 gene encoding chemosensory protein 2 produces the protein MASTIKLLFVACTLLVACTAAADSDEGQTGRSRVSDEQLNLALSDQRYLRRQLKCALGEAPCDPVGRRLKSLAPLVLRGACPQCSPEETRQIKKVLSHIQRTYPKEWSKIVQQYVGVP, from the exons CTGCTGTTTGTCGCTTGCACTCTCCTCGTCGCCtgcacggcggcggcggactCGGACGAAGGACAGACCGGAAGATCGCGGGTCTCCGACGAGCAGCTCAACCTGGCTCTCAGCGACCAGCGGTATCTCAGGAGACAGCTGAAATGCGCCTTGGGAGAGGCGCCCTGCGACCCCGTCGGCAGACGACTGAAAA GCTTGGCGCCGTTGGTACTGAGAGGCGCCTGCCCGCAGTGCAGCCCCGAGGAGACGCGACAGATCAAGAAGGTCCTGTCTCACATCCAGCGGACCTACCCGAAGGAGTGGTCCAAGATAGTGCAACAGTACGTCGGAGTCCCCTAA